In Candidatus Binataceae bacterium, the sequence CTCTCACAGGCGTTCGTCAAGGAGATGGAGAAGGGCCGCACCATCAAAGGCCCATACGGCGACGTGGTTCACCTCGATCTGCGCCATCTCGGGGAGGAGAAGATCAACGCAAAGCTCCCGATGGTGCGCGAGCTGTGCGTCAAGTACGAGAACATCGACCCGGTTCACCAGTTGATCCCGGTGCGGCCGGTGCAGCACTACATGATGGGCGGCATCCACACCGACACCAGCGCGGCGACCCCGCTCAAGGGACTCTATGCCGCAGGCGAGGCGGCGTGCGTGAGCCTCAACGGCTCCAACCGGCTGGGCTCAAATTCGCTGGGCGAGCTGCTGGTCTTCGGCGCGCGGGCGGGACGCTCGGCGGCCGAGTACGCGAGCCAGTCCTCGACACCCGCGTCGACCCCGCTGCTCGCGCAGGGGGCGGACGAGGAGCGGCGGATCCATACGCAGTATTTGGCCAAAACCGGCGGGACGGAAAAGATTTCGGCGCTGCGCGAGGCGATGCAGCATGCGATGGAGGCCGGCGCGGGCATCTATCGCGAGCGCGCGTCGCTGGCCGAGGCGGTGAACAAGGTTGCCGAGATGCAGGAGCGCTACAAGGCGATCTCGATGGAGGATCGCAGTTCCGCCTTCAACACCCAGCTGGTCGCGGCGCTCGAGCTCGGATACCTGCTCGACGTCGCCGAGACCATCGTGCAGTGCGGCCTGCAACGCGAGGAGTCTCGCGGCGCGCATCAGCGCACCGATTTCCCCGAGCGCGACGACAAGAAGTTCCTGGCGCATTCGGTGGTCTCGAAAGGCAAGGACGGGCGGCCGGCGGTTTCCTATCTGCCGGTGACGATCACGCGCTGGCCGCCGGGCAAGCGGGTTTACGGAGAGCAAACGACAGATGGCGGACACGATAGTCATTGAGGTGGCGCGGTACTCGCCGGAGTCCGACGCCGAGCCCCACTTTCAAAGGTACGAGGTTCCGCTGCGCGGGGACTGGATGGTCCTCGATGCGCTGAACTAC encodes:
- the frdA gene encoding fumarate reductase (quinol) flavoprotein subunit, which produces METSSHDVLLVGGGGAALRAAIAVSESNPKLSVAVVSKVYPMRSHTVSAEGGAAGVIAEDDSYDEHAYDTISGGDWLSDQDCVEIFVNECPKELLRLENWGCPWSRRDDGRIAVRPFGGMKKMRTWFAADKTGFHMLHTLFQTSLRYPVARYDETFVTKLLVEDDRVCGVVAIELKTGKVRLITAKAVIICTGGCGRVFPYTTNANICTGDGMALAYEAGAPLKDMEMVQYHPTGLPFTGILITEASRAEGGLLLNKDGYRYLQDYNLGKPQKEPVLRTMELGPRDRLSQAFVKEMEKGRTIKGPYGDVVHLDLRHLGEEKINAKLPMVRELCVKYENIDPVHQLIPVRPVQHYMMGGIHTDTSAATPLKGLYAAGEAACVSLNGSNRLGSNSLGELLVFGARAGRSAAEYASQSSTPASTPLLAQGADEERRIHTQYLAKTGGTEKISALREAMQHAMEAGAGIYRERASLAEAVNKVAEMQERYKAISMEDRSSAFNTQLVAALELGYLLDVAETIVQCGLQREESRGAHQRTDFPERDDKKFLAHSVVSKGKDGRPAVSYLPVTITRWPPGKRVYGEQTTDGGHDSH